One stretch of Candidatus Thermodiscus eudorianus DNA includes these proteins:
- the hxlB gene encoding 6-phospho-3-hexuloisomerase, translating into MTEIARFIEEAAKEIDKAQVDSLVDLLIDVYSRRPHKVLVMGAGRSGLVGRAFAMRLLHLGFNAYVLGDTIVPSISEGDVVIAISGSGKTKLIVTAAEAAKQVGAVVVAITTYPDSPLGRLADVVVRVPGRTKHSKLDDYFARQILGIHEPLAPLGTLFEDTTLVFLDGVIYALMKRLKVSEEEMRNRHANIEL; encoded by the coding sequence ATGACCGAGATCGCCAGGTTTATAGAGGAAGCAGCCAAGGAAATCGACAAGGCCCAGGTAGATAGCCTAGTTGATCTGCTGATAGACGTCTACAGTAGACGGCCTCATAAGGTCCTTGTGATGGGCGCTGGGAGGAGCGGGCTGGTTGGGAGAGCGTTCGCCATGCGCCTACTCCACCTTGGCTTCAACGCCTATGTGCTGGGGGACACCATAGTACCGAGTATCAGTGAAGGAGACGTAGTGATAGCAATATCGGGCAGCGGTAAGACGAAGCTCATAGTGACTGCCGCTGAGGCGGCCAAGCAGGTGGGCGCCGTGGTAGTGGCTATAACCACCTATCCCGATAGCCCTCTGGGCAGGCTAGCCGATGTGGTCGTTAGGGTGCCTGGGAGGACGAAGCATAGCAAGCTAGACGACTACTTCGCTAGGCAGATCCTCGGAATCCACGAGCCCCTGGCCCCCCTGGGCACTCTATTCGAGGACACGACGCTAGTCTTCCTAGACGGCGTGATATACGCACTTATGAAGAGGCTAAAAGTCTCCGAGGAGGAAATGAGGAATAGACATGCGAACATCGAGCTCTAG
- a CDS encoding aldo/keto reductase — translation MPLFPIDTSDRKPVGLTRETVSAIGIGTWAIRNPSKMVEALVYAFTHGIDNVDTAEMYGSGSAERVVGEALKRVGRDNVFITTKLLPYRFRSEDLAVKAAKASLDRLGVNYVDLILIHWPDDLASIGEQVRSLEALAERGLTRYIGVSNFDARLLEEALQHTRKYDIVVDQVHYSVLHRHPEVELLPLTIKKGVLVQAYTPIERGRVAGVDLLVKIAEKYGKSPVQVALNYLISRPMVMAIPKTERVERVKEFIGAMGWRLAASDLENIERSLY, via the coding sequence ATGCCGCTTTTCCCAATCGACACCAGCGATCGTAAGCCTGTCGGCCTGACGCGCGAGACCGTATCCGCCATAGGCATAGGTACGTGGGCTATAAGGAACCCGTCAAAGATGGTCGAAGCACTTGTATACGCGTTCACCCACGGAATAGACAACGTCGACACCGCCGAGATGTATGGTAGTGGCAGCGCCGAGAGAGTCGTAGGGGAAGCACTTAAACGGGTCGGTAGGGATAACGTGTTCATAACTACAAAGCTGTTACCATATAGGTTTAGATCCGAGGACCTGGCGGTAAAGGCAGCAAAGGCCAGCCTAGATAGACTCGGTGTAAACTATGTCGACCTGATTCTAATACACTGGCCCGACGATCTAGCTAGTATTGGGGAACAGGTCAGGAGCTTGGAGGCTTTAGCCGAGAGGGGGCTTACCAGGTATATCGGAGTAAGCAACTTTGACGCGAGGCTGCTGGAAGAGGCCCTTCAACACACAAGGAAATACGATATAGTAGTGGACCAGGTCCACTATAGTGTGCTCCATCGACACCCAGAGGTAGAACTTCTACCCTTAACTATCAAGAAGGGTGTACTCGTCCAAGCCTATACTCCTATAGAACGTGGAAGGGTAGCCGGTGTCGACTTGCTAGTTAAAATCGCCGAGAAGTATGGCAAGAGCCCCGTCCAGGTAGCCCTGAACTATCTAATATCGAGGCCGATGGTCATGGCAATCCCTAAGACTGAGCGTGTCGAGAGGGTTAAGGAGTTTATCGGGGCTATGGGTTGGAGGCTGGCTGCGAGTGATCTAGAGAATATAGAGAGATCCTTATATTAA
- a CDS encoding radical SAM protein produces MRTSSSRGETTRGRGILAPFDPWNSPLCTCPFKLSLNPYTGCSFKCLYCYATAYIGQRDSTPKKDFLRRLKRELARWDPKLPINMGTSSDPYPPEEAGYGLTRTALELLVGLGRRVLITTKGVLYAQRDLDLISKGNVAVTPTITLLDPGLSLIIEPGAPPAEKRIDAVRRAVGAGVPVGVRIDPVIPYVNDDPAMLEDLVERVAEAGAVFIVTSTYKARPDNMARMRAALGSLGERIYRLYRSRGVRVGGYTYLPEEDRKRLLEPVVKAARRLGLQYAHCREGFRGREWFNAPSCDGTHLIPERVEPRAVRLDGWLH; encoded by the coding sequence ATGCGAACATCGAGCTCTAGAGGAGAAACCACTAGAGGGAGGGGCATACTAGCCCCATTCGACCCATGGAATAGCCCCCTCTGCACATGCCCATTCAAGCTATCGTTGAACCCCTACACCGGGTGCTCCTTCAAATGCCTATACTGCTACGCGACAGCCTACATAGGCCAACGCGACAGCACGCCTAAGAAGGACTTTCTGAGGAGGCTGAAACGGGAACTAGCCCGCTGGGACCCGAAGCTGCCGATCAACATGGGCACGAGCAGCGACCCCTATCCGCCAGAGGAGGCTGGCTACGGGCTGACGAGGACTGCCCTCGAACTACTAGTTGGCCTGGGTAGGAGAGTTCTCATAACCACCAAGGGCGTCCTCTACGCGCAGAGAGACCTAGACCTCATATCCAAGGGGAACGTCGCAGTCACCCCCACCATAACCCTGCTCGACCCTGGGCTCTCGCTGATTATTGAGCCTGGGGCTCCGCCTGCGGAGAAGAGGATAGACGCTGTCAGGAGGGCTGTAGGGGCGGGGGTCCCTGTTGGCGTGAGGATCGACCCCGTGATACCCTATGTAAACGATGACCCAGCTATGCTGGAAGACCTAGTCGAGAGGGTCGCCGAGGCGGGCGCCGTCTTCATAGTAACGTCGACCTATAAGGCTAGGCCCGATAACATGGCTAGGATGCGGGCTGCCCTAGGTAGCCTAGGAGAGCGCATATACAGGCTCTATCGGTCCAGGGGGGTTAGAGTGGGTGGATACACTTACCTGCCCGAGGAGGATAGGAAGAGGCTTCTAGAGCCCGTTGTAAAGGCGGCTAGGAGACTGGGCCTCCAGTACGCGCACTGCCGCGAGGGCTTCAGGGGGAGAGAATGGTTCAACGCGCCGAGCTGCGATGGGACGCATTTGATCCCGGAAAGGGTGGAGCCCCGTGCAGTACGCCTCGATGGCTGGCTACATTGA
- a CDS encoding nucleotidyltransferase domain-containing protein, translating into MLKPSPHSSLIVTRDGLVGQVVGVPTPPGYLAIIPKYVECKGPSPWSYKDRMLCRIIPSYGPEGLARVMEALPGRWRRDPLYGTLMPYVADDEVLLFIHPRDALARLIASTPVESAGVVEAVYEIVEESGVSAGELGLTGSHALGAPHSGSDIDLVVYGVEGVVKVYDYFRGIRRGPSREVLEGLEVHPTLDISWRRSRVGGFRVTWVGAPIYWHCPPLSHYYRVEGPSHRYSIRACVEPGQTRALLYPPCVEAGDYWIVSYEYNLGGLFYEGGCFELRTMGTGDGVLYLGIREYPGLVRRL; encoded by the coding sequence TTGCTGAAGCCTAGCCCCCACTCCTCCCTTATAGTGACTAGAGACGGCTTAGTAGGCCAGGTAGTGGGGGTCCCTACCCCTCCAGGCTATCTGGCCATAATCCCCAAGTACGTCGAGTGCAAGGGTCCCTCCCCCTGGAGCTACAAGGATAGGATGCTCTGCAGGATAATCCCCTCTTATGGCCCCGAGGGCCTGGCTAGGGTTATGGAGGCCCTGCCCGGTAGGTGGAGGAGGGACCCTCTCTACGGGACCCTCATGCCTTATGTCGCCGATGACGAGGTGCTATTATTTATCCATCCTAGAGATGCCCTGGCCAGGCTCATCGCCTCGACCCCTGTTGAGTCTGCCGGCGTGGTGGAGGCTGTATATGAGATCGTAGAGGAGTCAGGCGTCTCCGCCGGGGAACTCGGGTTAACGGGTAGCCACGCTCTGGGCGCGCCCCATAGCGGTTCCGACATAGACCTGGTAGTCTACGGCGTCGAGGGCGTTGTAAAGGTCTACGATTACTTTAGGGGGATTAGGAGGGGTCCCTCAAGGGAGGTCCTGGAGGGCCTTGAGGTACATCCCACCCTGGATATCTCCTGGAGGAGGAGTCGGGTAGGGGGGTTTAGAGTCACTTGGGTCGGCGCGCCAATATACTGGCATTGCCCCCCGCTTTCACACTACTACAGAGTTGAGGGTCCCTCGCACCGCTACAGTATTAGGGCGTGCGTGGAGCCCGGCCAGACGAGAGCTCTACTCTACCCGCCCTGCGTCGAGGCGGGAGACTACTGGATAGTGTCCTACGAGTATAATCTTGGAGGATTATTCTATGAGGGAGGGTGCTTTGAGTTGAGGACCATGGGCACTGGAGATGGGGTATTGTATCTGGGGATTAGAGAGTACCCGGGCCTGGTTAGAAGGCTCTAG
- a CDS encoding PadR family transcriptional regulator, which translates to MNDQERRDPFKYRIRFLILAILAIAPSHGYDLSKKIQEVTAGAIKPSPGSIYPVLHDLSKEGLVEEELVVEKGRARKVYKLTRKGMEYLLQELNLFYEIMNNVYAIATEARRVLEAKLKGTLADCVPASIVESLRRIKESAETYLKKIEEANKICGEEDRGS; encoded by the coding sequence GTGAATGACCAGGAGAGGAGGGACCCCTTCAAATACCGCATACGCTTCCTCATACTAGCAATCCTAGCCATAGCCCCCAGCCACGGCTACGACCTATCCAAGAAGATCCAGGAGGTGACCGCGGGCGCGATAAAGCCTAGCCCGGGGAGCATATACCCCGTGCTCCACGATCTCAGCAAGGAGGGACTCGTCGAGGAGGAACTGGTTGTAGAGAAGGGGAGGGCCCGGAAGGTCTACAAGCTCACCAGGAAGGGGATGGAGTATCTGCTACAGGAGTTGAACCTCTTCTACGAGATAATGAACAACGTCTACGCCATAGCCACGGAGGCCAGGCGAGTACTCGAAGCTAAGCTGAAGGGGACCCTCGCGGACTGTGTCCCCGCCTCCATCGTCGAAAGCCTGCGTAGGATCAAGGAGAGTGCAGAGACCTATCTCAAGAAGATCGAGGAGGCCAATAAGATCTGTGGAGAGGAGGATCGAGGATCGTGA
- a CDS encoding metal-sulfur cluster assembly factor encodes MSSGQRKSPVVTGPKEIVEKVIKALKDVYDPEIPVNVYDLGLVYEIHVEETKPGKYYIRIAMTLTAIGCPVSGQIAAYAEDAIREMVPEAEDVEVEIVFDPPWSPDYVTPEGRELLKAVFGYDVVEEWKRRLQADLSSQGY; translated from the coding sequence TTGAGCAGCGGACAGCGGAAATCCCCAGTCGTCACGGGGCCCAAGGAAATAGTCGAGAAGGTGATAAAAGCGCTCAAGGATGTATATGACCCGGAGATCCCGGTAAACGTCTACGATCTAGGCCTTGTCTACGAGATCCACGTGGAAGAGACCAAGCCGGGCAAGTACTATATCAGGATAGCCATGACCCTAACAGCGATTGGCTGCCCGGTCTCGGGACAGATAGCGGCGTATGCAGAAGATGCGATACGTGAAATGGTCCCGGAGGCCGAGGACGTAGAGGTCGAGATCGTATTCGACCCGCCTTGGAGCCCCGACTATGTAACGCCTGAGGGACGAGAGCTGCTCAAAGCCGTGTTTGGATACGACGTCGTGGAGGAGTGGAAGAGGCGGCTCCAGGCCGATCTCTCCTCCCAAGGATACTAA
- a CDS encoding serine hydroxymethyltransferase — MDPRELLDLVLSRTNLQNKWRLLESINLIASENVMSPLALKTYTSDFMHRYAEGKPFKRYYQGARYIDELEVATADFIASKIGAVGVELRPTSGTLANAAVFRVLAEPGDRAAIAPVQAGAHVSHTKFGTVGALGIKQVDLPYDEENMNVDVDGAIKVIEKEEPKFVVLGGSVYLFPHPVKELANAAHSVGAKLVYDAAHVFGLIFGGVWRNPLSHGADVMTASTHKTFPGPQGGLIAFTEKDLYKNVSKTIFPWFVSNHHLHRIPATAVTAVEMSIYGEEYARRVVNNARALAEELAALGFKVVGEDKGYTRSHQVLIDVRDLGRGAKAAILLEEANIIVNKNLLPWDPPEAVKDPSGLRLGVQEMTRFGMGKDEMRTIASLMARVLIKKEDPARVRHDVIEFRTGYTKVHYAIEGSVETILDLIH, encoded by the coding sequence GTGGACCCCAGAGAGCTACTGGATCTGGTTCTCTCAAGGACAAACCTACAGAACAAGTGGAGGCTCCTTGAATCAATCAATTTGATCGCTAGCGAGAACGTTATGAGCCCCCTAGCATTGAAAACATACACTTCAGATTTCATGCATAGATACGCCGAGGGGAAACCCTTCAAGAGGTACTACCAGGGAGCCAGATACATTGACGAGTTGGAGGTGGCGACGGCAGACTTCATAGCCAGTAAAATCGGAGCTGTAGGCGTCGAGCTTAGACCCACTAGCGGGACCCTCGCCAACGCGGCCGTATTCAGGGTGCTAGCAGAGCCTGGCGACAGGGCAGCTATAGCGCCGGTACAGGCGGGAGCCCATGTGAGCCATACGAAGTTCGGCACGGTTGGAGCCCTGGGTATAAAGCAGGTAGACCTGCCTTATGACGAGGAGAATATGAACGTCGACGTCGACGGAGCTATAAAAGTCATAGAGAAAGAAGAGCCCAAATTCGTAGTGCTTGGGGGGAGCGTCTACCTGTTCCCCCACCCTGTTAAGGAGCTAGCCAACGCCGCACACAGTGTCGGGGCGAAACTCGTATATGACGCAGCCCACGTGTTCGGACTCATATTCGGTGGCGTATGGAGGAACCCACTCAGCCACGGAGCCGACGTGATGACAGCCTCAACACACAAGACCTTCCCGGGCCCCCAGGGCGGGTTAATTGCATTCACCGAAAAAGACCTGTACAAGAATGTCTCCAAAACAATCTTCCCCTGGTTCGTGAGCAACCACCACCTGCACAGGATACCGGCTACCGCTGTGACAGCGGTCGAAATGTCTATCTACGGAGAGGAATATGCTAGAAGGGTTGTGAACAATGCGAGAGCACTAGCAGAGGAGCTAGCCGCACTTGGATTTAAGGTAGTAGGGGAGGACAAGGGCTACACCAGGAGCCACCAGGTTCTCATCGATGTCAGGGATCTAGGCCGTGGGGCTAAAGCAGCGATCCTACTTGAGGAGGCCAATATAATCGTGAACAAGAACCTCCTGCCATGGGATCCCCCAGAGGCCGTCAAAGACCCCAGCGGCCTTAGGCTGGGAGTCCAGGAGATGACTAGATTCGGCATGGGCAAGGATGAGATGAGGACCATCGCCAGCCTGATGGCCAGAGTCTTGATCAAGAAAGAGGATCCTGCTAGAGTTAGACATGATGTGATCGAGTTCAGGACTGGCTACACGAAGGTACATTACGCTATAGAAGGGAGTGTAGAGACCATACTAGACCTCATTCACTAG
- a CDS encoding nicotinamide mononucleotide deamidase-related protein encodes MGDEKPVAWIVTVGNEILIGRVVNTNASWLAEKLTFMGFSVERIITVPDDLDDIEEEVGRAIARARIVVTTGGLGPTYDDRTLEGVARAAGRRLVLNERALDMVRQFYEKAGYTLTEDRVKMAYLPEGAEAIPNPVGAAPGSYLEVNDTIVVSLPGVPAEMKTMFDNYVSPLLKRIAPHRRAVDCGFTVRGVPESSLAPWIKRAAKMEPGVYLKSHPKGHETGSPLLEIRALASAETLDDARAKALRVLEYVVSKSRELGGETGEIDCIAKD; translated from the coding sequence GTGGGAGACGAGAAGCCTGTTGCGTGGATAGTTACCGTGGGGAACGAGATACTTATAGGAAGAGTAGTTAATACAAATGCCTCGTGGTTGGCCGAGAAATTGACCTTCATGGGTTTCTCGGTCGAGCGCATAATAACCGTTCCCGACGACTTGGATGATATAGAGGAAGAAGTTGGCAGGGCTATAGCTAGGGCTAGAATCGTTGTTACAACGGGCGGGTTAGGCCCGACATACGATGATAGAACCCTAGAGGGGGTAGCTAGGGCCGCTGGGAGGAGGCTCGTCCTCAACGAGAGGGCGCTCGATATGGTGAGGCAGTTCTACGAGAAGGCGGGCTACACGCTAACAGAGGACAGAGTCAAGATGGCCTATCTTCCAGAAGGCGCTGAGGCTATTCCGAACCCGGTAGGAGCCGCTCCAGGCTCGTACCTGGAGGTAAACGATACCATTGTCGTGAGCCTCCCCGGCGTTCCGGCCGAGATGAAGACTATGTTCGATAACTACGTATCCCCCCTCTTGAAGAGGATAGCTCCTCACCGTCGTGCGGTCGACTGTGGATTTACGGTAAGAGGCGTTCCAGAGTCTAGCCTAGCCCCCTGGATTAAGAGGGCGGCTAAGATGGAGCCCGGCGTCTATCTCAAGAGCCATCCCAAAGGCCATGAAACGGGATCACCCCTACTTGAGATACGGGCATTAGCCTCTGCTGAAACCCTCGATGACGCTCGGGCTAAAGCTCTGAGAGTCCTTGAGTATGTTGTATCGAAGTCGAGGGAACTGGGCGGTGAAACAGGCGAGATCGATTGTATCGCTAAAGATTAA